In Lepus europaeus isolate LE1 chromosome 22, mLepTim1.pri, whole genome shotgun sequence, the following are encoded in one genomic region:
- the FOS gene encoding protein c-Fos: MMFSGFNADYEAASSRCSSASPAGDSLSYYHSPADSFSSMGSPVNAQDFCSDLAVSTANFIPTVTAISTSPDLQWLVQPTLVSSVAPSQTRAPHPYGVPAPSAGAYSRAGNVKTLTGGRAQSIGRRGKVEQLSPEEEEKRRIRRERNKMAAAKCRNRRRELTDTLQAETDQLEDEKSALQTEIANLLKEKEKLEFILAAHRPACKIPDDLGFPEEMSVGSLDLSGGLPEAATPESEEPFSLPLLNDPEPKPAVEPGKNLSGMELKAEPFDDFLFPASSRPSGSETARSVPDVDLSGSFYAADWEPLHGGALGMGPMAAELEPLCTPVVTCTPSCTTYTSSFVFTYPEADSFPSCAAAHRKGSSSNEPSSDSLSSPTLLAL; the protein is encoded by the exons ATGATGTTCTCGGGCTTCAACGCCGACTACGAGGCAGCGTCTTCCCGCTGCAGCAGCGCCTCGCCAGCCGGGGACAGCCTCTCCTACTACCACTCCCCAGCCGACTCCTTCTCTAGCATGGGCTCCCCGGTCAATGCGCAG gacTTCTGTTCGGATCTGGCCGTCTCCACTGCCAACTTCATCCCCACCGTGACTGCCATCTCGACCAGCCCCGACCTGCAGTGGCTGGTGCAGCCCACCCTGGTCTCTTCCGTGGCTCCATCGCAGACCAGAGCCCCCCACCCTTACGGAGTCCCCGCCCCCTCGGCTGGGGCTTACTCCCGGGCTGGAAACGTGAAGACCCTGACCGGAGGCAGAGCTCAGAGCATCGGCCGCAGGGGCAAGGTGGAGCAG TTGTCACccgaggaagaggagaagaggcGAATCCGAAGGGAAAGGAATAAGATGGCTGCAGCCAAGTGCCGAAACCGGAGGCGGGAGCTCACCGATACCCTGCAGGCG GAGACAGATCAGCTAGAAGACGAGAAGTCCGCGCTGCAGACCGAGATCGCCAACCTGCTCAAGGAGAAGGAGAAGCTGGAGTTCATCCTGGCAGCCCACCGGCCCGCCTGCAAGATCCCCGACGACCTGGGCTTCCCCGAGGAGATGTCCGTGGGATCCCTGGATCTGAGCGGGGGCCTGCCAGAGGCTGCCACCCCGGAGTCCGAGGAGCCCTTCAGCCTGCCCCTCCTCAACGACCCGGAGCCTAAGCCCGCAGTGGAGCCCGGCAAGAACCTGAGCGGCATGGAGCTGAAGGCCGAACCCTTCGATGACTTCCTGTTCCCAGCATCATCCAGGCCCAGCGGCTCGGAGACAGCGCGCTCTGTGCCGGACGTGGACCTGTCCGGTTCCTTCTATGCCGCAGACTGGGAGCCCCTGCACGGTGGCGCCCTGGGGATGGGGCCGATGGCCGCGGAGCTGGAGCCCCTGTGCACCCCGGTGGTCACCTGTacccccagctgcaccacttacACGTCTTCCTTCGTCTTCACCTACCCCGAGGCTGACTCCTTCCCCAGCTGCGCCGCGGCCCACCGCAAGGGCAGCAGCAGCAACGAGCCCTCCTCTGACTCGCTCAGCTCCCCGACGCTGCTCGCCCTGTGA